From Thermoanaerobacterales bacterium, a single genomic window includes:
- a CDS encoding type II toxin-antitoxin system RelE/ParE family toxin, producing MEFEIVFSPRAIKQLKHLERSLQIRVRRAIESGLRTFPPRGDILKLEGYKGRYRLRVGDWRVTFRYRFEVKEVHIAEIRHRREAYRK from the coding sequence TTGGAATTTGAGATAGTCTTTTCACCCAGGGCCATCAAGCAGCTAAAGCACTTGGAAAGAAGCCTGCAGATAAGGGTTAGAAGAGCTATTGAGAGCGGCTTGCGTACCTTCCCGCCCCGGGGTGATATCCTAAAGCTGGAGGGGTACAAGGGAAGGTACAGGTTGCGGGTAGGCGACTGGCGGGTGACTTTCCGGTACCGATTTGAGGTCAAGGAGGTTCACATCGCCGAAATCAGGCATCGCAGGGAAGCCTACCGCAAATAG
- a CDS encoding metal-dependent hydrolase, whose product MMGVTHAAAGAFAGALVGLAAGEPLLGAGVGAIAGLLPDIDHPGSLLGRRVPILAVVISALAGHRGITHTVWFCAGIAVLAFVLAAPAGLATAALVGAYALAGGLSHLPLDGLTLSGVTPFAPVALPGRLARFNHIRGPVRTGTGLIEGPASLLFTVLTMQVCGII is encoded by the coding sequence ATGATGGGCGTGACGCACGCCGCCGCCGGCGCTTTTGCGGGTGCTTTGGTCGGCTTGGCGGCGGGCGAACCTTTGCTCGGAGCCGGCGTCGGGGCGATAGCCGGGCTGCTGCCGGACATCGACCACCCAGGGAGCCTGCTCGGGCGGAGGGTGCCGATCTTGGCGGTGGTCATCTCCGCGTTGGCCGGACACCGGGGGATAACGCACACCGTCTGGTTCTGTGCGGGGATCGCGGTTCTGGCATTCGTCCTGGCCGCCCCGGCGGGCTTGGCGACGGCGGCCCTGGTTGGCGCCTATGCCCTGGCCGGCGGGCTGTCTCACCTGCCGCTGGACGGCTTGACCCTCTCCGGCGTGACCCCGTTCGCGCCGGTGGCCCTGCCGGGCCGGCTGGCGCGGTTCAACCATATCCGGGGACCCGTGCGGACGGGGACGGGGCTTATCGAGGGCCCGGCAAGCCTTTTATTCACCGTGCTGACGATGCAAGTATGCGGGATCATCTGA
- a CDS encoding type IV secretory system conjugative DNA transfer family protein, whose product MNEWLRAKALHLGAAGVVLISGLLLAWQAKILFLLSLMAAGAYALARRGSTAQRIGLTLLPLTAGLLLAWCAAGVVHGGLMAAANLKETVPPPPPTCRAWIGAERPRSAADAAGRYAALLGGLIGLAAGVKLRPKVRHGPGTIRGREVVEGGWATPADLADKCDFGPPTESAGGGVPLGRLQGQIVRLNPNKGKIKIAGHTLIIGPTGVGKSFTCIRNQVVAAVCDGQSVVVADLKGELFEDLSRWLAAEGYEVIGFNVANPARSHRWNPLMECRDFEEMMDMTDWLISAAGDDHAFFSGGEKNVFAAAAGFARWALPEGQNHLRAALSVLSWPQEALDKAYAEAFRAGRVGRDAYETWRVCQGHYDNYVEGVRNKVRALTKGPLAALTADSDFKLEDIGRRKTALFLLLPDGGDLKSLLVPFYAFMFKRLKEAAEITSGGRLPVQVRFILDEFANIGRIPDIDKVCALGRSRGIWVQIAIQNIGQLQGLYSRERAWKAVAGNCPIKICLAADDEESARFFTSAMGEAVVRDVTESRDVSTPWDALEIKRRESTKNVKIMSPWEVMQMPEDDSIVVLRGKRPIYLQKLAWTELPQYPEIAAAGKARAEEVLPEVLQGVQLPPFPAGGETPKDPERTRGGKAKVKTGKLGEVEEEYDPEAAARLGIG is encoded by the coding sequence GTGAACGAATGGCTAAGAGCCAAGGCGTTACATTTAGGCGCCGCCGGAGTGGTGCTGATATCCGGGTTGCTGTTGGCCTGGCAGGCCAAGATCCTGTTCCTGCTGTCCCTGATGGCCGCCGGCGCCTATGCCCTGGCGCGGCGCGGCTCGACGGCGCAGAGGATTGGGCTGACGCTGTTGCCCTTGACTGCAGGGCTGTTGCTCGCCTGGTGCGCCGCCGGGGTGGTTCACGGAGGACTCATGGCCGCGGCCAATCTTAAGGAGACCGTGCCACCGCCCCCGCCGACCTGCCGTGCCTGGATCGGCGCCGAGCGGCCGCGAAGCGCGGCGGACGCCGCGGGCAGGTACGCCGCGCTGCTCGGCGGCCTGATCGGCCTGGCGGCGGGGGTCAAGCTGCGCCCAAAGGTCCGCCACGGGCCTGGGACGATACGGGGGCGCGAGGTAGTCGAGGGCGGCTGGGCGACGCCCGCCGACCTGGCCGATAAGTGCGACTTCGGCCCGCCGACCGAGAGCGCCGGCGGCGGAGTGCCGCTGGGGCGGCTGCAAGGCCAGATCGTCCGGCTGAACCCGAACAAGGGCAAGATCAAAATCGCCGGCCATACCCTGATTATCGGACCGACAGGGGTCGGCAAGTCGTTCACCTGTATTCGCAACCAGGTGGTGGCCGCCGTATGCGACGGCCAGTCCGTTGTCGTTGCCGACCTGAAAGGAGAACTCTTCGAGGACCTGTCCCGGTGGCTGGCGGCCGAGGGCTATGAGGTTATCGGCTTCAACGTCGCCAACCCGGCTCGCTCTCACCGGTGGAACCCGCTTATGGAGTGCCGCGACTTCGAGGAAATGATGGACATGACCGACTGGCTCATATCGGCCGCCGGCGATGACCACGCCTTTTTCTCCGGCGGTGAGAAGAACGTGTTCGCCGCCGCGGCGGGTTTCGCCCGGTGGGCCTTGCCCGAAGGACAGAACCACCTGCGGGCCGCCCTTTCCGTGCTGTCCTGGCCGCAGGAGGCGCTGGACAAGGCCTATGCCGAAGCCTTCCGCGCCGGCCGCGTGGGTCGGGATGCCTACGAAACCTGGCGCGTATGCCAGGGGCACTATGACAACTACGTTGAGGGTGTGCGGAATAAGGTTCGTGCGCTGACAAAGGGGCCTCTGGCCGCGCTGACGGCCGACTCGGACTTCAAGCTGGAGGACATCGGGCGCAGGAAGACGGCGCTGTTTCTCCTCCTGCCCGACGGCGGAGACTTGAAGAGCCTGCTCGTCCCGTTCTATGCCTTTATGTTCAAACGACTGAAGGAGGCCGCCGAGATCACGTCGGGCGGCCGGCTTCCCGTCCAGGTACGATTCATCCTTGATGAGTTCGCCAACATCGGGCGGATTCCCGACATTGACAAGGTGTGCGCCTTGGGCCGGTCCCGGGGGATCTGGGTCCAGATAGCCATTCAGAACATCGGGCAACTGCAGGGACTATACAGTCGTGAGCGGGCCTGGAAGGCCGTTGCCGGCAACTGTCCGATAAAGATCTGCCTGGCGGCGGACGACGAGGAATCGGCGCGGTTCTTCACGTCGGCGATGGGAGAGGCCGTCGTACGCGATGTGACCGAATCCCGCGACGTGTCCACCCCCTGGGACGCCCTGGAGATCAAGCGGCGCGAGAGCACGAAGAACGTGAAGATCATGTCACCCTGGGAAGTAATGCAGATGCCGGAGGACGACAGCATAGTCGTCCTGCGCGGCAAGCGGCCCATCTATCTGCAAAAGCTGGCATGGACGGAGCTGCCGCAGTACCCGGAGATCGCGGCGGCCGGAAAGGCCCGGGCGGAGGAAGTGCTCCCGGAAGTGCTCCAGGGGGTGCAACTGCCTCCGTTCCCCGCGGGCGGTGAAACACCAAAGGACCCCGAACGGACGCGAGGGGGAAAGGCGAAGGTGAAAACTGGGAAACTCGGGGAAGTGGAAGAGGAGTATGACCCCGAAGCCGCGGCGAGATTGGGGATCGGCTGA
- a CDS encoding M23 family metallopeptidase, with protein sequence MHEDERQVELFSRAGKAAAKRLAKAAAKKAVLLAGKALAAIGSYLLALIGIPAGIVLAVALLICVVFAAFYSAMPGGATLTGVEPSERDAQIKIYAVEQANRWNMEETWLVSGEGRWYPSQGGIRLGMLVDRFGQDRKLALEWGDVYAPVLYCAAQIPGEDKFQDEEWVKGELDDAAENLRPWFYYKESYVEYCDADGECDRETVYLLVEAYTIKGHYTFKYRWVTKTFPDGGSVTYEEPAGQERLADGYSNYIKPYIIRAWDIPDDEQAVLAARAILEAGAAFSAQAENTAWLMDKTSLVRLVSGASIPAEFRGYLEEAERLTGIPAWFLAAIIERESSWNPAAVNDDTGCFGLTQLHPDYWPDWAGRYGFDAEADKWNPRAQIIVGAYVLAGYGADKVDWDGLDFDDPPDALKRALARYGGYGNDVDAAGDYINDILELARAYGSRPAAWPVPGYYDISSHFGWRIHPIFGDRRFHGGIDIPAPTGSDVVSVSGGVVYAVIDSGSEGYGLHVRVRDAQYEYLYAHLSRVDVRVGQVLKPGDRIGAVGNTGWSKGPHLHFGIRPPGCEGDNGWIDPEPGLRGLDI encoded by the coding sequence GTGCACGAGGACGAGCGGCAGGTGGAGCTATTCTCGCGGGCCGGTAAGGCGGCGGCGAAGAGGCTCGCGAAAGCGGCGGCCAAGAAGGCCGTCCTGCTGGCCGGCAAGGCCCTGGCCGCGATAGGCTCGTACCTTTTGGCCCTCATCGGCATTCCGGCGGGCATAGTGCTGGCTGTCGCTCTGCTTATCTGCGTTGTCTTCGCCGCCTTCTACTCTGCCATGCCCGGCGGGGCGACCCTGACCGGTGTCGAGCCGAGCGAACGGGATGCGCAGATCAAGATTTACGCCGTCGAGCAGGCCAACAGGTGGAACATGGAAGAGACCTGGCTCGTTAGCGGCGAAGGACGGTGGTATCCATCGCAGGGCGGGATACGCCTGGGTATGCTTGTGGACCGTTTCGGCCAGGACCGCAAGCTGGCCCTGGAATGGGGCGACGTGTACGCGCCGGTGCTCTACTGCGCCGCGCAGATTCCCGGGGAGGACAAGTTTCAAGACGAGGAGTGGGTCAAAGGGGAGCTGGATGACGCGGCGGAGAACCTGCGCCCGTGGTTCTACTACAAAGAGTCCTACGTCGAATACTGCGATGCGGACGGCGAGTGCGACCGGGAGACCGTTTACCTCCTGGTGGAGGCGTACACAATCAAGGGGCACTACACGTTCAAGTACCGGTGGGTGACGAAGACCTTTCCCGACGGGGGCTCCGTGACCTATGAGGAGCCCGCCGGGCAGGAGCGTCTGGCGGACGGTTATTCAAACTACATCAAGCCGTACATCATCAGGGCGTGGGACATCCCCGACGACGAGCAGGCGGTCCTGGCCGCCAGAGCCATCCTGGAGGCCGGCGCGGCCTTCTCCGCGCAGGCCGAGAACACGGCCTGGCTGATGGACAAGACATCTCTTGTCCGGCTCGTCTCCGGGGCCTCGATCCCCGCCGAGTTCCGCGGCTACCTGGAGGAGGCCGAGAGGTTGACCGGCATTCCCGCCTGGTTCCTGGCGGCAATAATCGAGCGTGAAAGCTCCTGGAACCCGGCGGCCGTGAACGACGACACCGGCTGCTTTGGCCTGACGCAGTTGCATCCCGACTACTGGCCCGACTGGGCCGGCCGGTACGGCTTCGACGCCGAGGCCGACAAGTGGAACCCCAGGGCGCAGATCATCGTCGGGGCCTACGTCCTGGCCGGATACGGCGCGGACAAGGTGGACTGGGATGGTCTGGACTTTGACGACCCGCCGGACGCCTTAAAACGCGCCCTGGCGCGGTACGGCGGCTACGGGAACGACGTGGACGCGGCGGGGGACTACATCAACGATATTTTGGAACTGGCGCGGGCCTACGGCAGCCGCCCGGCGGCCTGGCCGGTTCCGGGGTACTACGACATCTCCAGTCACTTCGGCTGGCGCATACACCCAATCTTTGGGGATAGGAGGTTCCACGGGGGCATAGACATCCCGGCTCCCACGGGTTCGGACGTGGTGAGCGTTTCCGGCGGCGTCGTCTACGCGGTGATCGACAGCGGGAGTGAAGGCTACGGCCTACACGTTCGCGTCCGCGACGCGCAGTATGAATACCTCTACGCTCACCTGTCTCGCGTGGACGTGCGCGTGGGGCAGGTGCTGAAACCCGGCGACCGGATTGGCGCAGTCGGGAACACGGGCTGGTCGAAAGGCCCGCACCTGCACTTCGGTATTCGCCCGCCAGGGTGTGAGGGCGACAACGGCTGGATCGACCCCGAGCCGGGCCTGCGGGGGCTGGACATTTGA